GGCAGCTAACAGCAGCTGAAATCTTGCCAGTTCTCACTAAACTCACATTGAAAGTTGAGATCGGACGTGATTTACCGGTTTCAGTAAAATGGCTATTCTTCGACTAATGGTTCTTTTTGCTTGGGTTAGGACCCAACATTGGGAACCCAATGTTTGAACAAGCACGTTCTATTCATTCATCGGACTCGAAGTAATTATCCACAATAAATGACTTACTGCAGCACTCTTGCCATGATCCCCAGTGACCATCAGGTAATTAATCCTCTGCAAAGTAATGCAGTCTGACCACCGATTAAATCATTACAAAGGGAAAACGTGCTAGATTAGATCACATAGGGGATTTCTGAATGTTCTCTCCGCCATTCCATTTACTTTAGGACATGCTACTTATCCCGATTGCAAGATGATTTAGTAGAACAGAAATTGTATACACATTGTTTGTATAACTTTGGACTCTGGAGTGTTGTATTGCCAATTTAAGTTCTGGAAACCAGATACTTTACAACAGTGATGATTTCATGCTCTAATATGAAGTAAAGAGGTGACGTTCTGTTGTCCCATAAAATTCCTCAGCAAGCTGGGTGATCTTTAAGTGTATGGCACTTTCATTTAAACATGGCTTTATTCACCATCAGATTAAAAGAACAAGAACTACACCAACACTCCACTCCAGGGCCCTTTGGAAGGAACTGCCAAAAAGCATACATTTGAGGAGCACCTCTTGAAGCAGTTTAGGCAGAAACTATTGCAGTAAATGCATTATAAAccaatgttaaaattagtgtaggaccaacCAAAactggggtactttgacgtagagATATTTTTTAGAAACTTTATGGCTATATGGTGAGACTATATCACCCTATTTGCCAACATTTTAAGTAACCTTTTAAGATTTAGAGCTTTTTTGTGTGTATGCTATTCCCTTAAGGGAAGTGTGGGTAAATGAGGTGGATCCACCTGGAAAGAAGGTGGGTCTAGCTGAATTACTAGCAGGTCAGTCTGGCAtaaatgcatgccaggctgccaATCAATAATGTAATGCCATCTCACTGAGGGCAGACCATGCAGGTAGTACTGTTTCAGTGCCCTCTGCAGGGTCATAGTGCCCTGAAGATGGTACGCCGCATCTAAGGATGTGCTTCTGCTAGGCTTGTTGGGACAGTTCCCTTGTGGCCCCAAAAGGACTCCGGGGAACAATACAGGATGGTGAGACAGGACCCAAAAATTGGAACTGCAATAAATTTATCATAGACCAAATTCTGTACTTCTATTAACCACGTCACTCCCAATAAAGTGTACACATATGCAGCTAATGGAATGAATCCTTCctgaagttaaaaaataaataaaataaacacacacattttgtctcagaagataaaaactttattttacaatattataaagcagCTTACATGAAGCATGACACTGATctgtctcatatatatatatatatatatatatatataaacataggaACAGGACCTCTTATTTTCTGCAAAAAATCTCAAGGTGTATAAAATCATCATGGGCACATTGTGCTTAAAATGCGAAGTCTATACAGAGTATTATAGGACCACCTCACCACAAAGGGATCCAGTAAACAAAGGATTGCATATATATGAGTGTGTGCACAGCACTAGATGTatacgcacacactcacaaacacatggtGTATCCCCCACATGTACGTAGATTGAATGTGAAACAGCACATATTGAAACCGCCATCTGTCTGCCATATGATCCTATACTCTGCTTCAGTACATTGTAAACCTAGGCCTCTGCCTGTTACAATGCCTATGAGTGAGGGTGAAATGTTTAAGGCAGACTGTTGATTTCCCCCAATGTACCATACACTGCAGAGCTTATAacagacatttaaaaaataaaaaaaataaaaaaaaaaatggccagcATCTCTACCTCCTATACAGTCCTCTGGCGGTAGCCACTGCTGGAATGTCTTCATTTGTTACACATCTCTTATTGTTGGGGTTAGGGATTAATTCTAGACCCTCAAGGTATAATTGGAAACGGAGTATAGCTTGCACAGAATGAATACATAGAATTAGACATAATTCTTACCAGTCCTAACAATTCACTCCCTCCAAGAAAAGATGCGGTTTTAGGAACTTTATGGGAATTTCCCCTTTGTATTCTATTGGTTTGCATAATTTTTAATGCACGATTAATGAGTGGGGTCACTTTAAGTACTAATGGCAAGTCAGTTATAATAAAAAGGGATACGAGTAATCtcttgtccttaaccccttaaggaccaaacctctggaataaaagggaatcatgacatgtcacacatgtcgtgtccttaaggggttaaatgaacactccaaacatTATAACCACTAAAGCACATTTTATGGCATCAGGAAAGCCCCCCACCACTGGTCACCACTCCCAATACTATTGGaagctcatattttaatttatttacgtGACCTCTTTCTCCTACTGAGACCACCAATCAtgtttcagtgggtgttacaCTTTCTGAATGACAGACAGCTCCTGCATACCCATGTTTAGGAAGCACAGAAAAGTCCCCAGCACTATAGGATAACATAAATACAGAGCACAGCCTTCTTATCTCTGTGCCAATTGGAACAGATTACATTGACTGACATGGGGCTGTTTAATCTCTGGTTTTGGAGAAAGCTTGTACTTTGCTAGCTATCTGCTGAAATGTGATTTTCTAACATTTAAGATTAAGTTGCATTTGTCATGatgacaggtaccctttaagTCAAGCATTGGACCAAGGTGGCACCAGCTTTGGTTAGCTGGAACACATTGGGGTTCCTATATATGGACTATGAGTGCCTGAAGATAATGTCTCTTCTTATTAATTATTCACTATTCCCAATGTAGCAAGCTCATTCCAAAGTGCAATATAGTAAATTAACGCTCTAAAGCCAACGGCTACCCTTGGGACCCTGGGATTTGTGGACAACCAATCTCCAACTGCAGTAAGAGGTGGAAGGTACATCACTGACACACGACTACCACTTGCCTTGTCACACAAATAAAATACCAGAACTGAAATTTGAGATTAATAAAATGAAAGCAGTTACATGTGAAGGGAGGAAAACACAAGACAGTCCAAAATGTGTTTGGTGCCATAAAACatccatataaaaaaacaaaataaactttgCAGTGTATGCAACATGCCCAAAGTAATAGGAAattgtttaaaagaaaatgtcACTCTTTGCACAGTAATAAACTGTATGTGTATCAGCACAGTTCTCACAGTGTTGAGCAGAGACCTTTCTTGAGTACATCTACAGAGAAGCAGTGATTGCAATGGTTCGGGGAAACACCTACAGGTATTGTCTCtcaaacatattttaataaatattttctgtAAAAATTTGCTTTCTTTCTCTCGGCAGATATAAAactaagtatttttattttgatcTTGGGTGATATGCTTCCTTGTGTAGAGGGAAACACAGCAGCAGGGGAGCGTACACATATTGGGCAGAATCTTTGGAATCCGGGAGACATTTTGTATCAGGAATCCTATCAGAGTAGGATGAATTAAAGTGCATTAGACAGGATTCCTAGTATTCTGCTCTTAATATTAGTTAGAATATGGAAAGAATTCCCAAAGAGAAGGTGTATTTAATATGTATCTTGTTCCAAAGTGTCACTGAAACATTATCATTCACTACATACTATTGATTGTCAACACAGTATATCTGCACCTGaaagcaatttaaaaaacaaagaaaaaaactactAAAAGCTTTTGTCCCATTACAAGACCAAACTGGACTGCAGTTTTTATCGTAAAATTGTGAGACCTCCAATGCTCTTTCAATGACATTTACATCAACTAGGGACCTGTGATGAGAAATCTAGCCAACTCTTTGGAACATGTATATAAATCCTTCAACCACTTTCACACTTTCCAAAGTCGAactaatattaaatataaacactAGTATGTTTAACACACCTTGAGCTAAATGAGAATTTGAGAACCTCAGGCATGACAGACACCAGAGAGAAAAGGACAGACCCTGGCAGCTTTTGGTTTCTGGCTATGTTTCAGATGCTTGTCTTAGTTGTGCTTTGCTCTGCCTCCCTTTAAATAGGTCTTCCAACGTCGGGCAAAGTCTTTAAAGATTGGAGAGCCATCCACACTAGCAAGGAGTTGAAGTTGGTTAATGTGGGTGGTGTGATAGTCCCAGCGGGCAAGATTTGGGGCAGTCCCCAGCATAAAGTGTCTCAAATCATAAATGCTCCCAGATCCAGTGTCATAAAGAGGCAACAAAGCCCTAAGGGATTCCATCCCCCTTTCAAACAGCAGACTTGCCTCTTTTCCCTGCTTTTCTTCCGCAGTCTCCTTTAGATCATATAGACCAAGCAAGGCATAGATGAAGCCATTCAACACAAAAGAGCTGGGAGTGGTAGGGTATTCCTCATACCAATCATACTTGTTCATGAACACAGCTTTCACCCCATGTTTTTCAGAATTTAGCTTGAATGGAGCAGTCGCTTTGAGTGCAGAGTCAAGGTATCGCTGCTCCTTGGTCAACAAGTATGCACGAACCAGCGTAGATATGGCTTGCCCCTGGGCCATAGCAGAGTACCATCCTGGTTCCAATGCCTTGAATCCCTCGCCTAACTTGCGAGTGACCATTATTGGCCAGCCACCCTTGGCATCCTGATTCCTTACCAGCCAATCACTAGCAGAAAAGAACGCAGCTGTGTGGGCAGTTGTTGAAATCGTAATGTTGTCAAGAAACCCGTTGCCCTTCACCACAATCCGAACAACCTTCTTCGGCATGATCTTTGTTTGTCGTACAGCCTTTGTGTTTGACAAACCCACCCCCTTTTTCAGATCTGTGACTAGATCACGAGTCAGTGTGCTCCAGGTCAGTCGGGATCCCACCCCATAAAAGACATCGTGGTTATGGAAAGCAAtgagctgtgtgtttgtgatgtaGTGTAAAGTGAAAATCTGGTTCTTCTCTGTGGTCTCAAGCACCACTGAGATGCTGCCATTAGTCAAGAATTTAAGGTCAAGAGACAATATAAAGTCTTTAGTGTTTCCCAGTGTCAGTGATGCACCCTCTGAATTATCTGGAAtaagaaaagaagaagaagaaggaaaaatAAGCAATATGGTTAGCAACAAAGTATATTAAAATTAGACAAACTACATAATATTAAAAGGTTACtttaaccaccataaccactacagcctgcagaTGCTGGATGCCATTTATGCAGCTTACCGATTGTCTgacagctctcagccaatgaatgagagGCTGTGCATTGAATGCACAGAACAGCCATTAGCCAGCTAATGACAATGATGCATCAGGAGGTAGTGTTAAACATCCAGCAGCACAGCAGGGGTCAATCTCAGTATGCGCAGAGTTTCAAAGAAAAAAttatgcacatacagactccaggcaaaatgatcatttcaaatcactgaagtgctcACTGTAcgtggagtaaccctttagagTGCTTGTCTCTTAAAAGTAAATAATAGAACATAGAATAATAAGATCAGACATTTTGCAACCAGTGCACatgtggcagtttttcttctttatctATAGATGTCCCTGAGGGTTTAAGCACTGCTATGTCATCAAGCCAATTAAAGAGTTAATTACAGCTAGCCTTAATACAGTTGGTTAGAGGAATACTAATCGGTCaggaaaaaggtttaaaaacaatgtATGGAAAGAAAACCATAATCGTGCCAATGAATGTATGAAAATTGGAAAGGGGGGTTCTCTCATACCTCTATTATtgctctgtttaaccccttaaggacacatgacatgtgtgacatgtcacgattcccttttattccagaagtttggtccttaaggggttaaagaatgcaTAAGCTGAAATGGTCACTGGCCCCTAGCAGAAGATTCACTTCATAACAAGTAGACTGCTAGCAGCTAAATTGCAAGTGATAAAAACCACAACCTTGTACTGAGGGCTTCCACACTTTAGAGAATACTTCCTCCCCTCCAGCTCCTCTTTGTAGCACTAGCAAGAGCCATTCACTAATTCACACTTTCCTCTACTGCCACTTTAACAAGCCTTTAATGTACTGTAGTTCTGGCAATCAATACCCATTAGGATTAACGAGTCAATCACTTCAGTAGACAATGAAGTCACCTCTAGATAAGCCCTTGGAGGATAAAGTTGGAGAGTAGGCTCCCCCACTCTTCTAATTAATGTATGAGAGATTCTCATCGCACATCTTCTAAATTGGTTTGTCACCAACCAATCAGGAAGCTCCATCCTGATCTGCGCCAGACAAGGAGCAGGGGTAATGTCAATGGACAGAAATCTCAGAGTAAGGGAGAGCTATTTCTTTAGTGGAGAATGTTCACAGCTAAGTGCTAAATGCATTTCATATTTACATGCTCCAAACATTCTGCACAGTATGAGCTTGTTCTCAAAACAAGTGCTGTGCTTTCTTTCAAAATAGCTGGCTCTAGGTCTGCAGTTAAAATTAAGAATGTTATCAAAAATTCTCATTACTTATAATTTCAGAACATTTTGATAATTGGATCTacctgctatttatttatttagattacaTCAGAACTTTCTCGATCTTAATAATGTGCTGGAATTATTCTGTAGGTATATTATGTTCGCTtagttgaaaaaaaagaaaaaatcctgGTCTTTAAAAAGCACGGTTTAAGATGGACTACAATTTCAATGGGAAGTCCATATTATCTGtcaaatcctcagtctacaaaaATGCATTTACATACTTTAGGTAGGAACGTAGTGGAGCCAAGATCTATGCATAACTTGGCAGCTATAGTAGTAATTAGTCTAGCGAGATTATTACTAACCTGGAACTACAAAATGCTTTACATGGCTATATCTGGTCTTGTCATACACAGTGGTAACAGATGCCCCTTTCGGAAGATTCCAATCACCAGTTACACCTCCACTTTTCTCATCGGCTTTCTCATCGGCTTTCTCATACACCTCCACGTGTGGTGGCTTCTCTGTTAAATTTTTGCTGTAGTGACTCAAGCCATACTGGGCAATTTGGATTGGGTAGAAGTATCCCTGTGGACCCCACTGGGTGGATAGTGGAACCCCtaagaaaaatataaacaaggcatataaaatacaacatatcagCAGCTGCACATACATCACAGTGCTAGCCTTATTCACATACAATTCCAGGATATGGATTTTACTTGTATATTGACAAACAATAATATGTGTATTTCACCACTTACTCATTTTTACAGCTAGTGGCTGACTTTTGCATAGTGTCAGTGTCCAGAGACACCCAATCATGTCTTATAGCTATTGTACAAGATCTACTTATTACTGtacatttgtcaaaaaaaaattacacacacatttttaaatgtatgttgctTTGTTAATAATTTGTCATCAGTTttttgtgtgcgtgtgcgtgcacGAGCGAATTATGATCAATATTTATTGTCATtttgacaataaaatacaaaacaaaatattaatttgaaTCCTGTGAAAGTTAGACCGGGTGAATCCAGTACATGCtaaaatacataagaaaaagcAAGCTGTACTGCTACAAACAGACCTAATGTTATTGTGACCGAAT
This Pelobates fuscus isolate aPelFus1 chromosome 3, aPelFus1.pri, whole genome shotgun sequence DNA region includes the following protein-coding sequences:
- the GLCE gene encoding D-glucuronyl C5-epimerase, giving the protein MRCLAARVNYKTLIFICSLFTLVTVLLWNRCSSNDHTSSLPWGPQEIFRADSLEKRAVASESNAAKGLPRSEEASPQEQQKAPPLVESKLTKPKYEDLDCVINEDQVVRCRREGSEVYMPFSWVEKYFEVYGKISQYDGFDRFEFSHSYSKVYAQRGPYHPDGVFMSFEGYNVEVRDRVKCISGVEGVPLSTQWGPQGYFYPIQIAQYGLSHYSKNLTEKPPHVEVYEKADEKADEKSGGVTGDWNLPKGASVTTVYDKTRYSHVKHFVVPDNSEGASLTLGNTKDFILSLDLKFLTNGSISVVLETTEKNQIFTLHYITNTQLIAFHNHDVFYGVGSRLTWSTLTRDLVTDLKKGVGLSNTKAVRQTKIMPKKVVRIVVKGNGFLDNITISTTAHTAAFFSASDWLVRNQDAKGGWPIMVTRKLGEGFKALEPGWYSAMAQGQAISTLVRAYLLTKEQRYLDSALKATAPFKLNSEKHGVKAVFMNKYDWYEEYPTTPSSFVLNGFIYALLGLYDLKETAEEKQGKEASLLFERGMESLRALLPLYDTGSGSIYDLRHFMLGTAPNLARWDYHTTHINQLQLLASVDGSPIFKDFARRWKTYLKGGRAKHN